Sequence from the Gemmatimonadaceae bacterium genome:
TAACAGAGAGCCGGTGGTAGTTGGCTACAACGTGACGAATACGCTCTCGGTCGAGCTCAAGTCACTGACGCTGCTTGGTCCTGCGATCGATGCGGCTCTGGCGAAGGGAGCGAACATGATCACTTCGCTTCAATTCTACGCCTCAAATACCGAGGCTGCTCGCCAGGAAGCCATCGCCTTGGCTGTACGCAAGGCGGCGGTCGGACGCCGAGTCGGCCGCTAGGGCGGCGGGTGGGTCCATTACAGGGCTGCTCGAGGTGAGTATCGGGGCTTATTTCCCTCCACCCCCACGTTCGTTCGAACTCAAGGCGCGTGGTACGGTCGCATCTGTAGAGTCTGATACGCCCATTTCACCCGGGGATCAAACCGTGGCTGTGGACATCACCACGCGTTGGAGGTTCGCTCCCTCGGGACGCTAAGGCTGTTTCCACGTGGCACATTGAATCCCTAAGGCCGATTTTTCACGTGAAACAACTTTTAAGGCTGGCGCCCCTGCCAAGGGGCCGCCGACCTTCGTACATTCCGGCACAATTCTACATCACGGGTGCCGGTGGGTCGAGTAATAGCGGTTGCCAATCAGAAAGGCGGTGTCGGAAAGACCACGACAACTGTAAATCTGGCTGCGAGCCTCGCGGCGGCAGAGCAAAAAACCCTGATGATCGATGGAGATCCCCAGGGCAATGCCACCAGCGGGATAGGCCTCTCCGCTGCTGATCTCGATGTCACTCTGTATGACGTCCTCATAGGAGCCGCCCCCATCGGCGAGTCACTTCACAGGAAAGTCCACTTCGATCTCCTCGACGTCGTGCCGGCCACACCTGACTTAGCTGGGGCCGAGGTGGAGCTCATCGACAAGGAGCGCCGGGGAATGGCAATGCGCGAAGCGTTGGAGCCAATTCGCGACGACTACGACTTCGTTCTGATCGATTGCCCGCCATCGCTTGGGCTGATAACGCTAAATATGCTGGCTGCCGCAGACGCTGTGCTTATTCCATTGCAATGCGAGTACTATGCGCTCGAGGGGCTTTCTCAACTTTTGAACACCGTACATCGCATCCAGCACGGAGTAAACGAGTCCCTTGGCATCACAGGCGTATTGCTAACCATGTATGACGCGCGTCTCAATCTTTCCAGGCAGGTCGCCGCTGATACCCGCGACTACTTCGGGGAAATGGTTTTCGACACGGTGATTCCCAGGAATGTGCGACTTGCCGAGGCACCAGGTTTCGGAAAGCCGATAATCCTCTATGATATCAGCTCCGTCGGCGCAAAAGCCTACATGAGCGTCGCCCGCGAGCTGATTGCGCGGACTCTCCAAGGAAACGGACAACATGACACCTGAAAAATCGACGCGAAGGCTGGGACGCGGGCTCGATGCCCTCTTTAACCCGACCGGTGGACAAGCCCAGGGCGCACGCGAGCAGAGCGCCCTTCGCAACATCCCGCTTGCCCAGATTCAACCCAATCCATTTCAGCCAAGAAAAAACTTCGGACCTGTAGAACTCAAGGAGCTACAGGAGAGCCTGCATGCGAACGGCC
This genomic interval carries:
- a CDS encoding AAA family ATPase, translated to MGRVIAVANQKGGVGKTTTTVNLAASLAAAEQKTLMIDGDPQGNATSGIGLSAADLDVTLYDVLIGAAPIGESLHRKVHFDLLDVVPATPDLAGAEVELIDKERRGMAMREALEPIRDDYDFVLIDCPPSLGLITLNMLAAADAVLIPLQCEYYALEGLSQLLNTVHRIQHGVNESLGITGVLLTMYDARLNLSRQVAADTRDYFGEMVFDTVIPRNVRLAEAPGFGKPIILYDISSVGAKAYMSVARELIARTLQGNGQHDT